In Carya illinoinensis cultivar Pawnee chromosome 9, C.illinoinensisPawnee_v1, whole genome shotgun sequence, the following are encoded in one genomic region:
- the LOC122276269 gene encoding protein SRG1-like, translating to METAKMRFGSSLPVPCVQELAKSTASTVPPRYLRPDQDPPFISDSTAFPQLPVIDMHLLFSPEFMDSELQKLDFASKEWGFFQLINHGVSSSLLEKVKSGVQELFNMEMEEKKKYWQGEGDGEVEGFGQTFVLSEEQKLDWSDMFGIITLPTYLRKPHLLPRLPLPLRDDLEAYSTEMKDLAMKILDQMAKALRMESSEMRCIFEEGMQSMRMNYYPPCPQPELAIGLDAHSDAVGLTILLQVNEMEGLQVRKDGMWIPVKPLPNAFIVNIGDILEIVTNGIYRSIEHRATVNSEKERLSIGTFLSPKLEGEFGPASSLVNADSPALFKRIGFVDYLKGHLSRKLDGKSYLDAMRI from the exons ATGGAAACTGCGAAAATGAGGTTTGGGAGCTCTCTCCCAGTTCCCTGTGTTCAGGAGCTTGCAAAGAGCACAGCAAGCACTGTCCCACCACGGTATCTGCGGCCCGATCAAGACCCTCCCTTCATATCCGACTCCACAGCTTTTCCCCAACTCCCAGTCATCGACATGCATCTCCTATTTTCCCCAGAGTTTATGGACTCTGAGTTACAGAAATTGGATTTCGCAAGCAAAGAATGGGGTTTCTTCCAG TTGATAAATCATGGGGTGAGCAGTTCATTATTGGAGAAAGTGAAATCTGGCGTTCAAGAACTATTTAATATggaaatggaagagaaaaagaagtatTGGCAAGGTGAAGGAGACGGAGAGGTTGAGGGATTTGGACAGACCTTTGTTCTTTCGGAGGAGCAAAAGCTGGACTGGAGTGACATGTTCGGCATTATCACCCTTCCCACCTATTTGAGGAAGCCCCACTTGTTGCCTCGCCTTCCCCTACCACTCAG GGATGACTTAGAAGCTTACTCAACAGAGATGAAAGATCTTGCCATGAAAATCCTAGATCAAATGGCAAAAGCTCTGAGAATGGAAAGTAGTGAAATGAGGTGCATATTTGAAGAAGGGATGCAGTCAATGAGGATGAACTACTATCCTCCATGTCCACAACCAGAGCTTGCCATTGGCTTAGACGCTCACTCCGATGCTGTAGGCCTGACAATCCTCCTCCAAGTCAATGAAATGGAAGGTCTCCAGGTTAGAAAAGATGGAATGTGGATCCCTGTCAAACCCCTTCCTAATGCTTTTATAGTCAACATTGGAGACATTTTGGAG ATTGTGACGAATGGGATCTACCGTAGCATCGAGCATCGTGCGACTGTAAACTCAGAAAAGGAGAGGCTGTCGATAGGCACATTTTTAAGCCCAAAGCTGGAAGGAGAATTTGGTCCGGCGTCAAGCCTTGTGAATGCAGACTCACCGGCATTGTTCAAAAGAATAGGATTTGTAGATTACTTGAAGGGTCATTTGTCACGCAAACTCGACGGGAAGTCATACCTTGATGCTATGAGGATCTAA